ATGTAAAGAACTTGATTTACCAgtcttacaaaaacaaaataacatcccTGAGCTATTTAGCTGTCACATGTTTTCTAATgaggaaacaaaaaaaaaaaaagtcaccaaTTAATCACGCCCAATTTTGccgttaaaaaagaaaatgcctTTCTATACCCATGTATGTGTTTATGTTAAGCCTGTCattattataaagaaaatgatttCAGCTCACCAAATTGGCCAAAATGACTTTGAGTGGCAGGAAGTGGCGGGATGAGTCCAGGAGGATCCCTCGATGGGCAAACCGTGGGAAATCTGAGATGTCTGTCTTATTGATGTTGTTCTATTGAGAAGACAAAAAATATGCTTTGATTTGAGAAGAGCTTAGATAGATCAACAGATGAGATTAATTCATACATAATCAAGTACAACAATGTAAGGGTTTGCTTTGAACTTACAACTCCATAGTAATCCTCATAGACCAGCTGGCTGAATGTTTCCAGTCCTTACAACAATAAACATATGAGGAAGTTACACATTGATAAAACCATACATGATGATAAAACATCTTAAATGGACAGGATAAAGATCTCTTCTTCTCATAATCTATAATGTTGGGATTGCATAGATATGGAATTGAGCTGCTATCTTAAAGTATAAGGGGTTGTTAAATATGATAAGCTGTGACCTATATTACATTTTTCCTGTCCTACAAATGTCATCAAGGAAATACTTTaaagtgtgtctgtgtttgttagaggagtttgtaaaatgtataccaccattcaaaatttcaacaaatttaaaacaatttaaaataacttgatttctattgtaatatactgtaaaaatccTTTAATgggaagctgaattttcagcatctttactccagtcttcagtgtcacatgatcctttagaaatcattctaatatgctgatttggtgctcaagaaacacttattattattatcaatgttgaaaacagttgtgctgctcaatatttttgtgtaatgttTTGTCAGCGTTCATTGATTAAATAGAAAAggtaaaagaacagcatatacaacactattgtggagtttcGCTTACCCCGCAAAGCTCCCCATACATTAGCAGCTTTCAGCACAGCAGAGGGTTCATCAACTGACAGCTGATCTACACAAAGAGAGCGAAACTTTACAGTTACACAATCAACCAAAACATTCACTGACTCATGCTCACACAGGTTGATCACAACACATCTGACTGAAGAAATAATGAGTGACTGATAATGCAGTTTCTATTGTGTAacattaaaaagacaaaaaaaatgttgcaaaataCTTTGAATGGGTCAAATGTTACTACATCTAAAAAGAGCTCGTCAAGTTAATACATTAACCCGATTACAACTATGACAAGCAGATGTCTATTATAGGATTTGCCTATCTTCTATTGGATTAGAAAGCATTGAGGTTACGGTGTTGTGAATCACAGAGGCGGAAGGGAGAAGAGCTCACATGACTCGTCGGTTTGTAGACTTGGGTAACCGTCGCATTCCGGATCAGATGATGTGATCCACACCTTCAGCTCCACAAGATCGGAATCAAACACTTTCTTTCGGCTCTTCTCATGCTTCTTCAGATCGCCAAATATGTATTCAAAATACCTGCAAGGCAAATGGTCAGGTCATAACCTAAGTCGATTCTGCTTACTGCATATTACTGGAGCGCACTAAGAATCACGCGTTCTACTGTACTTCCTGTTAAAACCAAACATTGGCGTCTTTCATAACATAATGTCAGCACAAATATAAATGAGCTATTTTACAGTACCTGCGAAATGCATTCTCAAGTAGACTGCAGCTCGGTCCGGCGGAGGACTCTTTCGCGTGGACGATCTGGAAGCTCGCGGGGCTGAGTTTGAAAGCGACGGCGGACGACTGGAATTTCTGCGGTAGCGGCCAGAGAGAGATTTTATCATCCAGCTCTTTCTGTTTTCCTACAAAGTCGCCGAAGAGCCACCCGTGGCAGACGGATACCGCCAAAAACAGCGGCGCAAATTTGAGCAGACAGTACATGGCTGTGTTGAGCGCTGTGCGGTCAGCTGACTTCTGCTTCCAGTCTGAACTAACTAGTGGATGTTGTAAGCGCTGCGCTCAGGGGCGGCGTTTACCTCAACTAATCATGGGACCTAACGTAATAATCCGCCACATACCTCCCCTAGTCTTTAAAGAACTCCACAGGTTATTAATACCAAACCTCACTTCGTTTATCTTTGCATTTGTACAGAGCAAAATGAGGGTCAATAATTATTTGTAGGCTACAGAAAAACTGGAAAGtgaaacatgaatgaaaatgaacacGTGACCGAGACAAAGGAAATGATATGAGCAAATCTTATGATTATAACAGAGGGTCAGACTGCATGCATACTTCAAACATTTCACGtaataaaacattacaattgGAAGGCTATTAGCAAAAGCTATATTCCATGAAtatgtaattataatatataagcAGTATAGTAGTAGCCTACTATGAACAGAGACCCATTGTCTTTTTGTAAACTATTAGAAACATTTTTGTGAACAACTAGATATGTTCGATTCACAATACACTGTAATCTAACATAAGAAAGAAAATAGCTTAACACACCATCTGTTTCAAGAATTTCTCTCAACAGAAATAGTGGATACCAGTCTTACaaattaagttatgaaaatgtctttttttctttctttcttttttttctgaaagttcAAAACGTCCAGTATCCGAAACAGAAAGAAAGGCATACGGCATTAGAACAACATCAGGGTGATCAAATATTGACTGAATTTTCTTTCAGGACAGGACTGGACTGCTTTTttccaaaagcattgtaagcctaagtAGATAATTGGTGCAATTGTTTCTACGGCTTAGGACGCTTTTGGAAAATGCAGCCAAGGGCAGTTACAAGAGGTACTGATGAGTGGGAGAGATGGacataaatacatgaaaatgtatttaaaataaaaatacctcagttgaaatgcattaaaataatataccaagtgtagataaaaaaaaaaatgtatttaaatacaaatacagtattttgtattttgaaaatACATGTAATATTGGCCATTCAGTGAAGTATCTCTTTTAGGCTGAAATCTGGACCAATTCTGAATGcaaagaatattttgttgtgtaCAACTGCTTAGAaacttttgttttcatttcaccTACCTTTCACCTTCCCCTGTCcagtaagaaataaaaaagttttcaaaaagCAAATACCACTTTTCCCCTATCACCATTATTACTTCTCACTCATAACAATTACGCAGTAACTAaagattaattatttattgaatgACTGATGAAATGGtggtgtgcatgtgtgtttcagACGTCTATCGATTCAATACCTTTTAGAAGCactaaaatttcaaaaagaCTGGTTTAAGGCATCGTCTGTGCGCAAAATACCAAATAGCAGCCAATTCTATACTTCTGACCAGGTTACACTGCAGCCTATTTCTTGTGGTGAACACTactaaataaatcacatttaaaattgtGGGAATTTTTCCTGCTATCTAGCAAGGAGTAGGGATGGgcagtatgaccaaaatcttatatcatgagtaattttcacagtagcaagtctttctttttttttctttctttttttttttttttctggtattGGTAATAAGGTTGTTATGATAGCAAAATTGTAGATACCAGTTAAATTTCACTATTCTCAATACCAGTTTCGATACAACAGCAAAAACTGGGCTAACTAATGTAAAGTTCTCAAGCAATTATTATATTACCGATTGTTATCttcaataagaacaaagaaacaaatgacaagcaataggacaaataaatacaatagaacaaagacacagTGCTacgtttttcaggtaggtctaccTAAAAGAAGAAATACCGCAGAAACTGAACAAAgtaataaaatgtcaaataaaacacTGTCTTTACAATGAtacttattaaagctactaaagtgattcagttaagagcagtgagtgattttctctttttcttctctttttcaaCATGTTGAATTGGCCGAAAAAAAGCCATCGAGGATCAATTTCAGCCGACGGTGCAATTTCAGCTGCCTTAACATTAACGACGGATAGCaagcaagaatattaggctgctgtcactttaagagctagtGCACAGACCCAACTGATACACATTCAATTCTCCCAACTGTTTACCTTCACTCAAGACAtaaaccgactgtgtttacatgaataatcagattttgacatatttttgtgtgtatttggccTTTTAACTGCATATAGAAGTCTGCCTGTCAGTGTGAAAATACTGAATAGCCTATGAGTTTTTTGTGACATGCATATTGCACTTTTAATAACATAGTAATAACCCTCTTTATTACTCATTGGTCCATGTTGCTTTATCACACTAATGTGTCAGTAACTCCAGTACCTAGCTAAAAGCTACATGGATATATTTGCAAATACAGTGATATATAAAGAATACAGAAAAACTTAAATCGATCgattcacatttttatataatcgCCATGATATATATCGACATATCACCCAGTCCTAGCTAGCAGTAAAGCTTAAATACATTTGACTAGGTAGTTGATAAAACCAAGTCTGACTGGCTATGCTACTgcttttttattctttcatgTTAACTGAAGGTAAATCTGAATGATGTTCCAATTTAAACTTAATCAACAAGAAGAATCGACCATGACATCCTCACCTTATCTTATTCCTTATTAATGCAGAAAATTCGCTCACCCAATGCCAGATGGAGTCGTACAGCTGCAGCTCACGTGCATGAAAGCTGGGGTTGGGGCACTAGTTGATACAGGTCAGGAAATCAACAGCCTAATAAAGAGCTTGACTGCCTGGCACAaagtattttatgtattttgaaaATACCACACTACAGTCCAAAACCCAAGACTAATCTTGGATATTTTCATTCAAATTGTAGAAATTTAAATCACCTACACATGTCAAGGGCATTTACAGGTCTGATGCAGACAACGCAAATGCACCTTTTGTTCAGCAGGGGGCGACATTGTTCCgtaaattaaattcaataatagCTCTGAATCTTCTAACCAACTTGTGCAGTGCATCTCAAACTATTGAGGAACAAAGTTAGGCTGAACTCTAGTGCAGTTTATATGATTGAACAATAACGCCTTTCACTTGAATACACAGCATTTCCTCTTAAGTTGCTATTAATTAGGTTAATTTTCACCTAAATTATGCAGCACTTTTTAAAAGGACgttttatgactttttatcacgAAAAGTATAGCATTAATTCATGCAATGATTTTGAATACTTTCATACAGACAAACTCCCTGGTGATATGCAGCCTAATAAAATTCCTTAATTATTCTATTAATGACCCCCACCAGCAATTTCCTTATCTCTGCCAGTTTAGCAGTCTATCTCCTCCCACATTCTCCTAAAGAGCAGCAGCGCTCCGCCTCTCTTTTTTCCTCCTCTAAAAGCTCACACCCGTCAGCTGTTCACTATTGAGAGACCTGCACGCGAGAGCTGCTGTATGACGATACGGGCAAATGTATTTGTGCACCGCAGTCACAATAATAGAGGAAATAGTTTTCTGTGTAACTCAGCAACAATATACCAAACTATATTTGTAGGCTAGTTTCTTACGTTAAAAGCATCTGGATTAAATTActcttcatttgtttattttgtggttTATCCACGCGACATCGGACGTTGTTACCAGAGCGTGCAGCGTCGCCAGTATTGTGACTCTGTCCGCGTCGCGTTGTGGCATGTTCGAGGTCCAAAGCAGACGGAACTGAAGTCCTCATTGCTCCTGAACAGGTAATGTATACAGTCTGTATGTTCATAAATGCAAATGCACGTGCATTCTTTAGTCACCACTCGCCGTAGGTTGGCTGAACATTTCTTGCGTTATACTTTAAGGCTACGTTTCGGTGGGGGTTTGTTTATGTTcgcatgtgattttttttttttttttttttataaacaaaataattataatgtttCAAACAAGTAATTATTCAAGGTATTATTCTTATTCATGATAACAATAATTTAAgtgatataaatgtataatgataaataacaaaataatatcaTCAGCACCTATGATATTATCATGAGAATGTagatctgtcatcatttaaaatTAGATTTCTGTAACATCTGTTGGCACAGACATAAATGGTGCTTGAAAAGCAGTTTTTCATAGAGTCTACTTGTTATAACactctttgttttattgtaagTTACTAGTTCATTCAAATCACATTGCTATTTTTCAGTGCTGTGTTGCAAAATAATTAATGGCCAATGTCAGCACAGGGTTTCTGGCTCTTGTACTTCACAGCTGTGGCCAATTTAAATGGATTATTGGACTGTATCAGGTGTGATACATCACCATTGCTTGTGTGTCCTTAATGTATTTAGCCCAGTTCGGAACTACATTTTGCCTCTGCACAACATTAGCGGAAACACAATTAAATTCTCCCCGGAGGGATGTTGACAGCCGGCAGGGACCAGGGGGCGTGTATCGGTTACATGGAAATTCAGACTGATTGGATTTGAATGTGCACCATATAGGCGACCAGATGGCAGTCGGTGACATTGACACACTTAGTGTTGACTCTGTGCCTGGTGCTCAACTCTTTGTTCGCTTTTCCACAGTAAATTTCAGGCAGCGGGGTTActtctgaaagtttttttttttttttttcttttttttttttttttctttcctcttcAGTTTCCCCTCCTTATCCGTCCGCCTTTGAACACCTGGTAATGATTAGACTCCCTTGCATTTGTTCACATTCCAGTCGGCTAGACATCAGAGAGGCTTCCAGTTGgtttttatgttgtgtttgcaGAATTACATCATCTTTCTCTGCCTTCATATTGAGGTTTGGCATGCTCCGTGTGTATTTTGCTGATATTGATCATATCACTGTTCAAAACAATGTCAGTCAACTTCTGAAACAGACAGCAGAGGCTGTTTAAAGTGCAGCAGTATACTACAGTTTTGTCAACGGAACAATTTCTCTCTGTTTTCCAGGATTCAATGAAAATGTCTGTCTGTGTCCACGAGAATCGCAAGTCTCGTGCCAGCACGGGCTCTATGAACATCTACCTGTTCCACAAGTCCTCATACGCAGACAGCGTGCTAATGCACCTGAATGCTCTTCGTCAGCAGAGACTCTTCACAGATGTTCTGCTCCATGCAGGAAACCGCTCTTTCCCATGCCACAGGGCTGTGCTGGCCGCCTGCAGCCGCTACTTTGAAGCAATGTTCAGCGGAGGGCTGAGAGAGAGTCAGGACAGTGAAGTGGACTTCAGGGACTCCATTCATCCAGAGGTATTGTTGTAGTGTTTCAATTTGTATTCTAGTCCAAGTGTGTTGAAGTGAAACAATAGTTTTCAAGTAATTCATATTGCAATTTGACTGCAAAAATGAGAGGTTATCACTTTTAGGttaactttaatttttactCCGCATTTGTCTAGGTATTGGAGCTCCTTCTGGACTACGCCTACTCTTCAAGAGTAATAATAAATGAGGAGAACGCAGAGTCTCTTCTTGAGGCTGGTGACATGCTGGAGTTTCAGGACATTCGAGATGCCTGTGCCGAGTTCCTGGAGAAGAACCTCCACCCATCCAACTGCCTGGGCATGCTGATGCTCTCTGACGCTCACCAGTGCACCCAGCTGTTCCAGCTGTCCTGGAGCATGTGTCTCAGTAACTTCCCTGCTATCTGCAAGACTGAGGAGTTTCTCCAGCTGCCCAAGGACATGCTGGTCCAACTGCTGGCACATGAAGAGCTCGAAACCGAGGACGAGCGTCTGGTCTACGAGTCAGCTCTTAACTGGGTGAACTACGACCTTGAGAGGAGGCACTGTCACCTTCCAGAGCTGCTCCGTACCGTGCGTCTGGCTCTTCTGCCTGCCATCTTCCTTATGGAGAACGTCTCTACAGAGGAGCTCATCATCTCACAGGCTAAAAGCAAAGAGCTGGTAGACGAGGCCATCCGCTGTAAACTGCGCATCTTGCAAAACGACGGCGTCGTCAACAGTCCTTGCGCCCGGCCCCGCAAGACCAGTCATGCCCTTTTCTTGTTGGGCGGCCCTACGTTTATGTGTGACAAGCTCTACCTGGTGGACCAGAAGGCCAAAGAGATCATTCCAAAAGCAGACATTCCCAGCCCAAGAAAGGAGTTCAGCGCCTGTGCCATTGGCTGCAAAGTGTACGTGACGGGTGGCCGGGGCTCAGAGAACGGCGTGTCTAAAGACGTTTGGGTGTACGATACATTACACGAGGAATGGTCCAAAGCGGCTCCGATGCTGATAGCACGTTTCGGTCACGGTTCTGCTGAGTTACGCCACTGCCTGTATGTTGTCGGAGGTCACACAGCTGCCACTGGCTGTCTGCCTGCATCACCATCTGTGTCCTTGAAGCAGGTAGAGCAGTTTGACccagttgctaacaagtggagCATGGTGGCTCCACTGCGAGAAGGAGTTAGTAATGCAGCTGTCGTCAGTGTAAAGCTTAAGTTGTTCGCCTTCGGAGGGACGAGTGTGGCCCACGACAAGCTGCCCAAAGTTCAGTGCTACGATCCCTCAGAAAATCGCTGGACGGTCCCGGCGTCCTGCCCGCAGCCGTGGCGCtacactgcagctgctgttcTCGGCAACCAGATCTTTGTAATGGGGGGCGACACTGAATTCTCCGCTTGCTCTGCCTACAAATTCAGCAGTGAGACTTATCAGTGGACTAAAGTTGGAGATGTTACAGCGAAACGAATGAGTTGCCAGGCAGTGGCCTCTGGGAACAAACTTTATGTGGTGGGAGGCTACTTTGGTACACAGCGCTGTAAAACCCTAGACTGCTATGACCCCACGCTCGATGCCTGGAACAGCATCACTACCGTACCTTATTCCTTAATCCCCACTGCCTTCGTCAGCACCTGGAAACACCTCCCAGCCTGAAGCATGCCTGTACTCCCTTGTGTGACCCTACTGTTCCTATGAGGTAGGTTGTGCAATCTAAAAACAGAATTACcagacttgttttttttttttttcccagttatAGAAATGGATACAATATATAGCAGTACCATATCAGTAATCTGGCAAAATTCTATTTTATctgtattattaattaatcttttaaaactaatcatttaataacactgttaaagggttggttcacccaaaaaatttacattctgtaatttactcactcttatgttgttccaaacctttgagtttcttttttctgttgaacacaaaagatattttgaagaatgttggtaaccagaaagttgacggtagccattgacttccatagtaggaaaaaaaaaaaagtactatggaagtcaatggggcccatcaactgtttgattaccaacgttcttcaaaatatcatcttttgtgttcaacagaagaaagaaactaatataggtttggaacaacataagggtgactAAAATTAATTTACTTAGATAAAATAGTATATCATTTTAATgagctatttatttattagtttgtaAGGACTGAAATACATTTGAGAGAATTTTCCTTGCAACTCGAGGGAATAAGtgttaatgtcattaattaacaAGGGCTGGATGCATCTCATTAAACGTTAAAATAGTTGCTAATTTTCCCAAAATTAATTTTCAGAAAGTCCCAGTGTTGTGGTTGGCATGTACAGTACCCTCTTTGTAAGCGTACTGACACATTGGAAAAAGTCCTGTGTACAAAGTTACGTGGCTCTTTGTTTGTTCACATGCACACTGCATTTGGATATAGAAATTTCAGTTATCTCTCATGATCTGCATTGTGCATATTTTGACAGAGGACCTTATTAAAATCAGTGGCAAACTGAGTATTGACAGAGCAATTAGGTTGTCTTAGGAGTCAGAGAGGAAAGTAATGGCAAGGCAGCATGCTATGAATATCAACCAGGTCAACTCTTCTCATATGCGCAATCAGATATATTTCCATCAGTTCCCCAGTGCTTTCTCAATACTTATTTCTTGTCTGATGGTCTTTTTCCAGTTTTCCTTCTTTGTTTCTGTGAGGAGATTCTTATATAGGTGTACTAATCTCAGTGTTTCACTTCAATCAATAACTTTCAAAGCTGGTACATTAATGGATGTTTTATAATAGGTTGCTACAGATGTCACGTCTCCTGAGAGTCCATAAAAATACTGGCTGTTAAGCATTGAGCCTTGCTCAGTCTCCAGGAAAACAGGCTTTGGTCACAGCAGGACTGCATCAGAAAAGGGCATCAGGCTTTCCAGTATCTACCTCTCAGCAGTGATATGCccactgatgtgtgtgtgccttGTCTGGTCTGGCTGATACGGAGGCTCTGCTGTATCTGATCAGTCTCCAGAAGGAAGGgagggaggaaaaaaatagagatcCTTGCTTGAGAGAATTCAGAGCCTTGGTCTTTGAGCTGGAGATGCAAGCCTCAATCACCTACCATAGAAAGATGCTAGGCTACACCTGAATTTTAATGTGAATGTGGGCACATGCAAATCTTCACATGTAAAATTTAGATCCCAAGtaaaactgtgtgtttgtgtgtctctgTTGTGAGGAGGCGGCTTGCGGTAGGGCTGAATGAGTTATGAGCGTGCAGTGAGGGGCGTTGCGCCGTGGGTAATTGAAGCAGAATAGAAGACTTTTATTGTTCCTGAGGGGGGAATTTGTCTAAGGGTGGAGGAAGGAGGGAAGAGAGGTAGGGCaaatggaggaggaggaggaggaaaggCTCTGAGAAAAGGCAGAGAAGGTAATGGTGAGGTGTTGTGTATTTGGATGAGCAGTGTGTTGACAACATGGAGCATGCTTGCATGAAGTCTGAACAGTTCAGTACCTATGCAGTACGTTTACAATGGGCTGTTGTGTTGTTGAGCTAGAGTCTTTATCTTTGTCTGTCTGAGTGTACATTGTGtggcaaaacaaaactgaattcAATAGATTCATAACTGTAGTGGAAGGTCAGAGATCAGCGTAAACCCACGCTATTGTTGAtacaaatgatttttattcGGAAGTCTTTTTGGCTTGACTT
This Ctenopharyngodon idella isolate HZGC_01 chromosome 5, HZGC01, whole genome shotgun sequence DNA region includes the following protein-coding sequences:
- the enc1 gene encoding ectoderm-neural cortex protein 1 — protein: MKMSVCVHENRKSRASTGSMNIYLFHKSSYADSVLMHLNALRQQRLFTDVLLHAGNRSFPCHRAVLAACSRYFEAMFSGGLRESQDSEVDFRDSIHPEVLELLLDYAYSSRVIINEENAESLLEAGDMLEFQDIRDACAEFLEKNLHPSNCLGMLMLSDAHQCTQLFQLSWSMCLSNFPAICKTEEFLQLPKDMLVQLLAHEELETEDERLVYESALNWVNYDLERRHCHLPELLRTVRLALLPAIFLMENVSTEELIISQAKSKELVDEAIRCKLRILQNDGVVNSPCARPRKTSHALFLLGGPTFMCDKLYLVDQKAKEIIPKADIPSPRKEFSACAIGCKVYVTGGRGSENGVSKDVWVYDTLHEEWSKAAPMLIARFGHGSAELRHCLYVVGGHTAATGCLPASPSVSLKQVEQFDPVANKWSMVAPLREGVSNAAVVSVKLKLFAFGGTSVAHDKLPKVQCYDPSENRWTVPASCPQPWRYTAAAVLGNQIFVMGGDTEFSACSAYKFSSETYQWTKVGDVTAKRMSCQAVASGNKLYVVGGYFGTQRCKTLDCYDPTLDAWNSITTVPYSLIPTAFVSTWKHLPA